One Bremerella sp. JC817 genomic window carries:
- a CDS encoding AraC family transcriptional regulator yields MSRRWEFSEQLMSEAFLAKSSPNDDFFLSLVATSRQSGGVEHDFGAGAFVRPHMRGSMTFGDERYEHRCQGSGPIHSYLMFWRRDWALERIRDITQGNPFSLEILHSKTIRDEGLEILMRKMATKAKLAVSQDDILELDEIQDMIFTRLLSIAQTKLPQRSMATPRNSRMFSAIIDYIQANLSGSLTLEELAAVAGVSRSQFTKIFRQTMQMSVRQYILYVRSERAKQLLRHSADDLQTIAKACGYHDHPHFCREFIKHVGVSPNTFRQQC; encoded by the coding sequence ATGTCACGACGCTGGGAGTTTTCCGAGCAGTTGATGTCGGAAGCGTTCCTGGCAAAGTCCTCGCCCAACGATGATTTCTTCCTCTCCCTCGTCGCGACTAGCCGGCAATCGGGGGGCGTAGAACACGACTTCGGTGCGGGCGCCTTCGTGCGCCCACACATGCGGGGAAGCATGACGTTCGGGGACGAGCGATACGAACATCGCTGTCAGGGTAGTGGTCCGATCCACTCCTATCTCATGTTTTGGCGTAGGGATTGGGCCCTGGAACGGATTCGAGATATTACGCAGGGAAATCCTTTCTCATTGGAAATATTGCACTCGAAGACCATTCGAGATGAAGGTCTGGAAATCTTGATGCGGAAAATGGCGACCAAAGCCAAGTTGGCTGTTTCCCAAGATGACATTCTGGAGCTTGATGAAATTCAAGACATGATTTTCACGCGTCTTCTCTCGATTGCCCAGACAAAACTCCCTCAGCGTTCGATGGCCACTCCTCGTAATTCGCGTATGTTTAGCGCGATTATCGACTACATCCAGGCCAATTTGAGCGGCTCGTTGACCCTCGAGGAATTAGCCGCGGTGGCTGGCGTAAGTCGCAGTCAATTCACCAAGATATTTCGCCAGACCATGCAGATGTCGGTCCGGCAATACATTCTTTACGTGCGAAGCGAACGAGCCAAACAACTTCTTCGACATTCGGCAGACGATCTTCAGACGATCGCCAAAGCATGTGGCTACCATGATCACCCCCACTTTTGTCGAGAGTTCATCAAACACGTCGGGGTGAGCCCCAACACATTCCGGCAGCAATGCTAA
- a CDS encoding DUF1559 domain-containing protein: MKRPAFTLVELLVVIAIIGVLIALLLPAVQQAREAARRMSCSNNLKQLGLACHNYNDTFKVYPNASIDQECGITRGNYQSAPFPGGGTSQWSWGATLLPFMEMSGLYETLQPGNNRLADLLDDQTALGIMQQHYPQFRCPSDTAPDTNENRTLMSRSGKEVATSVSNYIAGNCSFDYSLFRGDVASNVDWPNGVFNWGLYANGAMPSHGNNRTAEMTDGLSNSALFSERTWTMNHPASSTTLIPTNAAVLFGNNVSTGSYGLRSQLAAVIFGASYGVNDPIYGKYGGVSSQHPGGAMMALCDGSIRFIPETIELTTGDLNFTNSAYEQLVGVNDGQVLSDF, encoded by the coding sequence ATGAAACGCCCTGCTTTTACTCTCGTGGAACTCTTAGTCGTCATTGCTATTATCGGTGTCCTCATCGCTTTGCTACTGCCAGCCGTACAGCAAGCTCGCGAAGCCGCTCGGCGTATGAGTTGCAGCAACAACTTGAAGCAACTCGGTCTGGCCTGCCACAACTACAACGATACCTTCAAAGTGTATCCTAACGCGTCGATCGATCAGGAATGCGGCATTACTCGTGGCAACTACCAATCGGCGCCCTTCCCCGGTGGTGGCACATCGCAATGGTCTTGGGGAGCGACGCTTCTTCCTTTCATGGAGATGTCGGGCCTATACGAGACCCTGCAACCTGGAAACAATCGTCTGGCCGATCTACTGGATGACCAGACCGCATTGGGCATCATGCAGCAGCACTACCCGCAATTCCGCTGCCCTTCCGATACGGCTCCTGATACGAATGAGAACCGCACGCTGATGAGCCGTAGCGGAAAAGAAGTCGCCACGTCCGTGTCGAACTATATCGCCGGCAATTGTTCGTTTGACTACAGTCTCTTTCGCGGAGATGTTGCGAGCAACGTCGATTGGCCGAATGGGGTTTTTAACTGGGGGCTATATGCCAATGGAGCGATGCCATCGCACGGAAACAACCGGACTGCGGAAATGACCGATGGCCTGTCGAACTCTGCCTTATTCAGTGAGCGAACCTGGACGATGAATCATCCTGCATCCAGTACGACGCTCATTCCCACCAACGCCGCAGTTCTATTTGGCAACAACGTGTCAACCGGCAGCTATGGCCTGCGAAGCCAATTGGCAGCCGTTATCTTCGGAGCCAGCTATGGAGTCAATGACCCGATCTACGGGAAATATGGCGGTGTCAGCAGCCAACATCCCGGTGGCGCGATGATGGCACTCTGCGATGGATCAATTCGTTTTATTCCCGAAACCATCGAACTGACCACGGGCGATCTGAACTTTACTAACAGTGCCTACGAGCAACTCGTGGGAGTCAATGATGGACAAGTACTGAGCGATTTTTAA
- a CDS encoding thioredoxin fold domain-containing protein — MFRFYQSICLSLTLLLAANAPCLSGEESDSAIHWRTDFATAQEEAKQNSKAILLFFTGSDWCVYCKKLEQAAFHDETFIQSIEASFIPVMLDFPTGFELEEKLTQQNEQLRDRYGIQTYPTLLFTDADGRVFGLKLGFNGEKEELLANLEQMDSAGQILSKIAQGGGPDNVEDPQLLADFLGQLSRSVVGQHWQDVLEKAIELSASSNPDLHQKLEQEKDAIAKQVAVDATSKKIQEMFRSGTSAEEQVKILETMLPAAEQNDEMKKLVYLQYSAMLSHSGQHEKSLAWAKKVADAPWAGRRERFLAFDFQVKQYFRLGQLDEGMQLIPHMWDEYPGKPSSPKEVWIAETATQELFFAGKHDKCLDQVELLLRKAEPGSSEQAKAYLFGSRSLAALGTNFPLRAAYLEKLAPSQRSNIDRAFTWAEAAVCYRIGGNEEKSRQLIESIDEDLLANADQTQQAKWKRAQKAALGTPIDAVRYLMTLPGAPKQKLGARIEQLKSGSS, encoded by the coding sequence ATGTTTCGGTTTTACCAATCCATCTGCCTGTCGCTCACCCTACTGTTGGCTGCTAATGCTCCTTGCTTGTCCGGCGAAGAATCGGATTCGGCTATCCACTGGCGGACCGACTTTGCCACCGCCCAAGAGGAAGCAAAACAGAACAGCAAGGCAATTCTTTTGTTTTTTACGGGATCCGACTGGTGCGTTTACTGCAAGAAACTGGAACAGGCTGCTTTCCACGACGAGACATTCATTCAATCGATCGAGGCAAGTTTCATTCCAGTTATGCTCGACTTTCCCACCGGATTTGAACTGGAAGAAAAGCTCACCCAGCAAAACGAGCAACTGCGGGATCGGTACGGAATCCAAACCTATCCGACGTTGCTTTTCACAGACGCCGATGGCCGGGTCTTCGGTTTGAAGCTTGGGTTCAATGGAGAGAAGGAAGAGTTGTTGGCGAACCTTGAGCAGATGGATTCCGCCGGTCAAATACTGAGCAAAATCGCTCAGGGTGGTGGTCCCGACAACGTGGAAGATCCGCAACTGCTGGCTGACTTTCTGGGGCAACTCTCCCGAAGCGTCGTGGGTCAACATTGGCAGGACGTCCTGGAGAAAGCAATTGAATTGTCCGCTTCGTCCAACCCAGACTTGCATCAGAAGCTGGAGCAAGAGAAAGATGCAATTGCCAAACAGGTTGCCGTCGACGCCACAAGCAAGAAGATCCAGGAGATGTTCAGGTCGGGAACCTCTGCGGAAGAGCAAGTGAAGATCCTTGAGACAATGTTGCCGGCAGCCGAGCAGAATGACGAGATGAAAAAGCTCGTCTATCTGCAATACAGCGCTATGCTCTCGCATAGTGGGCAACACGAAAAGTCGCTCGCCTGGGCCAAGAAGGTGGCCGATGCTCCCTGGGCTGGCCGGCGAGAGAGATTTCTGGCATTCGACTTTCAAGTAAAGCAGTATTTTCGTCTGGGCCAATTGGATGAAGGCATGCAACTGATTCCACACATGTGGGATGAGTATCCTGGAAAGCCTTCCTCGCCCAAAGAAGTCTGGATTGCGGAAACCGCTACCCAGGAGTTATTCTTCGCGGGTAAGCATGACAAGTGCCTAGACCAGGTTGAACTACTTCTGCGGAAAGCGGAGCCTGGCAGCTCTGAACAAGCCAAAGCGTACCTATTTGGTAGTCGCAGTTTGGCTGCCCTGGGAACCAATTTTCCCCTGCGGGCCGCTTATCTGGAAAAGCTTGCACCCAGTCAACGATCCAACATTGATAGGGCCTTCACCTGGGCCGAAGCCGCTGTTTGTTATCGAATAGGCGGTAACGAAGAGAAATCGCGTCAGCTGATCGAGTCGATCGACGAAGACCTCCTGGCCAATGCTGACCAGACGCAACAAGCGAAATGGAAACGTGCTCAGAAAGCGGCTCTCGGAACGCCAATCGACGCCGTGCGATACTTGATGACGCTGCCCGGTGCCCCTAAGCAGAAGTTAGGAGCTCGGATTGAACAGCTGAAGTCTGGCTCAAGTTGA
- a CDS encoding YqaE/Pmp3 family membrane protein, translating to MTTVAKNEGTADVLRILLSIILPPVGVFFEVGIGLHFWLNILLTLFGYVPGIIHAVWIILRK from the coding sequence ATGACCACGGTCGCTAAAAACGAAGGAACTGCTGACGTCCTGCGAATCCTCTTGTCCATCATCCTGCCACCGGTAGGTGTGTTCTTCGAGGTCGGTATTGGTCTGCACTTCTGGCTGAATATTCTGTTGACGTTGTTTGGTTACGTCCCCGGTATCATCCACGCGGTCTGGATTATTCTGCGGAAGTAA
- a CDS encoding PA2169 family four-helix-bundle protein, with amino-acid sequence MTLETKTKLSDATLASLQELIHINVDSRDTFQELADGTTNASVAIMFRELASERNRNVAELEALLNSNQAKPNETGTFAAACHRILISLRSTLGAGTTAMLDEAESAEDKIQKKYEEILTRDPGSAVSDILHRQYGGVRVAHDRVRAIRDAHRRAN; translated from the coding sequence ATGACTCTCGAAACGAAAACGAAGCTCTCGGACGCCACGCTCGCAAGCCTTCAAGAATTGATCCACATCAATGTCGATAGTCGCGATACGTTTCAGGAACTCGCCGATGGCACGACAAATGCTTCGGTTGCCATTATGTTTCGCGAGCTCGCCAGTGAACGCAATCGTAACGTTGCCGAGTTGGAAGCCCTGCTTAACAGCAATCAGGCGAAGCCAAATGAGACTGGTACGTTCGCCGCGGCTTGTCATCGAATCTTAATCAGTCTTCGATCAACGCTCGGTGCCGGGACGACCGCCATGCTCGACGAAGCAGAGAGTGCGGAAGACAAGATTCAAAAGAAATACGAGGAGATCCTGACCCGTGACCCTGGCTCGGCGGTCAGCGATATTCTTCATCGACAATATGGCGGCGTTCGAGTCGCTCACGATCGCGTACGTGCGATCCGTGATGCTCATCGACGTGCCAATTAA
- a CDS encoding DUF3309 domain-containing protein, with product MGILELLLLIVLIMVLLGALPAWPHSRSWGYAPSGGVATILVIVLLLILLF from the coding sequence ATGGGTATCTTAGAATTACTGCTACTGATCGTGCTGATCATGGTGCTGCTGGGTGCCCTTCCCGCCTGGCCCCATAGCCGTTCGTGGGGCTACGCCCCGAGTGGTGGCGTTGCGACAATCCTTGTGATCGTGCTGCTATTAATTCTGCTGTTCTGA
- a CDS encoding response regulator: MSSNTPTGKLWDARLRSILDASPDAIIAIDESGDIVDWNKQANTTFQWPQQVSRLRLSDLFKTEDLHEIISSIMTLTDAEASGQRIELVARRADGNLLPVELSIGRVAISGKTYFNAFVRDITEWRQEEELHSRKLLEAELVTQATTHAATAQTFTESLQKLLNIVCTQINWPFGHVWMPYDSGLMLASSHIWYQNSDLDISEFIEKTQSTQFRYGEGLPGIIWKRREPVWMNESDISNMVRMSSYQGTPIRSAFGFPVIADGDVVTILEFFHTECVEQDQALLDIVRRVGEEIGKIAQSRRFEQQRARLAAIVDSSYDAIIGKTLDGRISSWNYGAELVYGYKQEEALGRTTNFLLPEQQETEEPELLEAMRSGERLEEFETVRVRKDGQTIPVSVTLSPVVDSSGQIVGSSTIERDITERRRAEEELQRARDSAIRASRTRAEFLANVSHELRTPMNAIIGMTSMALDEQLSPQLRDYLTTAKDSAHSLLTLLNDILDFSKLESGKFSIVKEHFILADVVEESIKTLSNQAFAKGLELVCRIPRNLPREVIGDGIRLRQVLTNLISNAIKFTDQGEIVVAIEVVRIWPDEARFRFSVTDTGIGIPAEEQQRILEPFTQVDSSSTRVHGGTGLGLAISSELLRMMGGRLSLVSEVGQGSNFSFRLSFELPTVQGTDTIDSLPFDKLDGLPVLVVDDNATNRKIIAETLTMWGMKPLTANDAPQAIGILQQNLENNMSFPLVIVDALMPGMDGYELSKEIGKLRPESESPVILMVSSADRREFRDNESNVNISAFVQKPVTQTDLIRSILRALRLSPPSQSLPVNSSIGVPLASLSVLLAEDTPANQKVVTTMLKKRGHSVTVAQNGREAVELFKKQRFDVVLMDVQMPILDGFQATSVIRALERGSNTNTPIIAMTAHAMRGDREKCLEAGMDAYVAKPLDVKQLLGLVESVAEDHQPATSESPENGGSAKAMGEPSTPVVDYAGAMTRLGNDAELFSEFIIYYDEDSKQLIEEIANAIQTQATGDLHRAAHNLKGLASNLGAQRVVNAAYRLERLGKNGELSQAPAALEDLRTEMARLNKALENYRD; the protein is encoded by the coding sequence ATGTCGTCTAATACGCCCACCGGAAAACTTTGGGACGCAAGGTTACGGTCTATTCTTGACGCATCGCCTGACGCCATCATCGCTATTGACGAATCGGGCGACATCGTCGACTGGAACAAGCAGGCAAACACCACGTTCCAGTGGCCGCAACAGGTTTCTCGACTGCGCCTCTCCGACCTCTTTAAAACAGAGGATCTGCACGAGATCATTTCGAGCATCATGACGCTGACCGATGCCGAAGCGAGCGGTCAACGCATCGAACTGGTCGCCCGCCGAGCCGATGGTAACCTTCTGCCGGTTGAGCTTTCCATCGGTCGCGTCGCGATCTCTGGCAAGACTTACTTCAACGCCTTCGTACGTGATATTACGGAATGGCGGCAAGAGGAAGAACTGCACAGCCGCAAGTTGCTGGAAGCCGAACTGGTCACCCAGGCCACCACCCACGCAGCCACCGCTCAGACGTTCACCGAATCGCTGCAGAAGCTTTTGAACATTGTCTGCACGCAGATCAACTGGCCGTTCGGTCATGTCTGGATGCCGTACGATTCTGGCTTGATGCTCGCCTCGTCGCACATCTGGTATCAAAACTCGGATCTCGACATCTCTGAGTTCATTGAAAAAACGCAAAGCACACAGTTCCGCTACGGTGAGGGCCTGCCTGGCATCATCTGGAAACGGCGAGAGCCCGTTTGGATGAACGAGTCCGATATCAGCAACATGGTTCGGATGAGTTCGTATCAGGGTACCCCCATTCGATCCGCATTCGGTTTCCCTGTAATCGCGGACGGCGACGTGGTGACGATCCTCGAGTTCTTCCACACCGAATGCGTCGAACAGGACCAGGCTCTGCTCGATATTGTCCGCCGAGTCGGCGAAGAGATCGGCAAGATCGCCCAATCGCGACGATTTGAACAACAACGAGCCCGCTTGGCAGCCATCGTCGATTCTTCGTACGACGCCATCATTGGCAAGACGCTCGATGGTCGTATTTCTAGCTGGAATTACGGTGCCGAGCTTGTTTACGGGTACAAGCAAGAAGAAGCCCTGGGACGTACAACGAACTTCCTGCTACCAGAACAACAGGAAACAGAAGAGCCAGAACTGCTGGAGGCGATGCGGAGCGGCGAACGACTCGAAGAGTTCGAGACCGTCCGAGTCCGCAAAGATGGCCAGACGATTCCGGTCAGCGTGACCCTTTCCCCTGTCGTCGATTCTTCCGGTCAGATTGTCGGGTCTTCGACGATCGAGCGCGACATCACCGAACGTCGCCGGGCAGAAGAAGAACTGCAGCGGGCACGCGACTCCGCCATCCGTGCCAGTCGAACGCGAGCGGAGTTTCTAGCGAACGTCAGCCACGAACTTCGCACGCCAATGAACGCCATCATTGGTATGACGTCGATGGCCTTAGACGAGCAACTTTCGCCTCAGCTCCGCGACTATTTGACGACCGCCAAAGACTCGGCCCACTCGCTGTTAACGCTCCTGAACGACATCCTCGATTTCTCAAAGCTGGAATCGGGCAAGTTCTCGATCGTCAAAGAGCATTTTATTCTGGCGGACGTGGTCGAAGAATCGATCAAAACGCTTTCCAATCAGGCCTTCGCGAAAGGTTTGGAATTGGTTTGTCGCATTCCGCGGAATCTCCCTCGCGAAGTGATCGGAGATGGCATTCGGCTTCGCCAGGTGCTGACGAACCTGATCAGCAACGCCATCAAATTCACCGACCAGGGAGAAATCGTTGTCGCAATCGAAGTGGTGCGAATCTGGCCAGATGAAGCCCGGTTCCGCTTCTCGGTTACCGATACTGGGATTGGAATTCCGGCGGAAGAACAGCAGCGGATCCTGGAACCTTTCACCCAGGTCGACTCGTCCTCGACTCGCGTGCATGGCGGGACAGGTCTTGGCCTGGCCATCAGCTCTGAGCTTCTCCGCATGATGGGTGGGCGGCTTTCGCTGGTAAGCGAAGTGGGACAAGGAAGTAACTTCTCGTTCCGTCTCTCCTTTGAACTGCCTACGGTTCAAGGAACCGACACAATCGACTCACTGCCGTTCGACAAACTGGATGGCCTGCCCGTTCTGGTGGTCGACGATAACGCGACCAACCGAAAGATCATCGCTGAAACCCTGACGATGTGGGGGATGAAGCCGCTGACCGCCAACGATGCACCTCAGGCCATCGGCATCTTGCAGCAGAACCTAGAGAACAACATGTCATTCCCATTGGTCATCGTCGACGCACTGATGCCAGGGATGGATGGTTACGAGCTGTCGAAAGAGATTGGCAAGCTTCGTCCCGAATCGGAATCGCCTGTGATTCTGATGGTGTCTTCGGCCGATCGTCGTGAATTCCGCGATAACGAAAGCAACGTCAATATCTCTGCGTTCGTCCAGAAACCGGTCACGCAAACCGATTTAATTCGCTCGATTTTGCGGGCCCTGCGACTCTCGCCTCCTTCCCAGTCGTTGCCGGTCAACAGCAGCATCGGGGTGCCCTTGGCTTCGCTATCGGTCTTGCTGGCCGAAGATACCCCGGCCAATCAGAAGGTGGTGACCACCATGCTGAAGAAGCGCGGGCACTCGGTCACAGTCGCTCAGAATGGACGCGAAGCAGTCGAACTGTTCAAAAAGCAACGATTCGACGTTGTGCTGATGGACGTGCAGATGCCGATTCTCGACGGCTTTCAGGCAACGAGCGTCATCCGAGCTTTGGAACGAGGATCGAACACGAACACGCCAATCATCGCCATGACCGCACATGCTATGCGAGGCGACCGCGAAAAGTGCCTGGAAGCAGGGATGGACGCGTACGTTGCCAAGCCGCTTGATGTGAAGCAGCTGCTGGGCCTGGTCGAGAGCGTGGCGGAAGATCACCAGCCCGCCACTTCCGAAAGCCCCGAGAACGGCGGTTCTGCGAAAGCGATGGGAGAACCATCGACGCCGGTGGTCGATTACGCAGGGGCGATGACAAGGCTTGGCAACGATGCCGAGTTGTTCAGCGAGTTCATTATTTACTACGACGAAGACTCGAAACAACTCATCGAAGAGATCGCCAACGCGATCCAAACCCAGGCGACTGGGGACCTTCATCGCGCCGCCCATAATCTCAAGGGTTTGGCCTCGAATCTTGGCGCACAACGCGTTGTTAATGCCGCCTATCGCCTGGAACGCCTCGGGAAGAATGGCGAGCTCTCGCAAGCCCCTGCGGCTCTGGAAGACTTGCGCACCGAAATGGCGCGTCTGAATAAGGCCCTGGAAAACTATCGCGATTAG
- a CDS encoding DUF1328 domain-containing protein, translating to MLSWAIMFLVIALIAAALGFGGVAGAATGIAKILFFVFLVLFLISLLSGAIRRPVS from the coding sequence ATGTTGAGTTGGGCTATTATGTTTCTGGTTATCGCACTGATCGCTGCTGCTCTTGGTTTTGGTGGTGTCGCTGGTGCGGCGACCGGTATCGCCAAGATCTTGTTCTTCGTGTTCCTGGTCTTGTTCCTGATCAGCTTGCTGTCGGGTGCAATCCGTCGACCAGTTTCCTAA
- a CDS encoding sigma-54 dependent transcriptional regulator, whose translation MPKLLVIDDDRTVHRLVEKTFEETDVSVLTCSVAEEGIDLIRRESPDALLLDIMLHEANGLELATQIRHLDPKLPIIFITAMNDSDTAIQAMSRGAYDYLLKPLNKQEVQDLVDRAFDTRRLMQSPVHMQEAAPSTEKGDLLVGRSQGMLDVYKKIGRVAPQDVAVLILGESGTGKELIARAIYHHSSRRNECFMAINCAALSDTLLESELFGHEKGAFTGADRRHIGKFEQCNGGTIFLDEIGDMSPSTQSKVLRLLQEQKFERVGGTETIETNVRIISATNRDLEQMIEDGEFRLDLYHRLNTFQINLPPLRERGEDVRLLLEHFLSRFNKSLNKQISGISDDAVRLLLDYAWPGNIRELQGVLRKAMLMAVGPVLVPEFFPGELHEGDTPVSPVAAPIGEAPVVSNGGTGADFQSFLLQLESANSSDMYAEALEWMERQLLTRVLTATEGNQSKAAEKLGITRGSLRNKIRSLNISIDHVINSDE comes from the coding sequence ATGCCCAAATTGTTAGTGATCGATGACGATCGAACCGTCCACCGTTTGGTGGAGAAGACGTTTGAAGAGACCGATGTCTCGGTTCTTACGTGTAGCGTCGCGGAAGAAGGGATCGATTTGATTCGACGAGAATCGCCCGATGCCCTCCTTCTGGACATCATGCTGCACGAAGCGAACGGATTGGAATTGGCGACGCAGATTCGCCATCTCGACCCGAAGCTGCCTATTATCTTCATCACCGCGATGAACGATAGCGATACAGCCATCCAGGCGATGTCGCGGGGGGCGTACGACTACCTGCTGAAGCCACTCAACAAGCAGGAAGTTCAAGACCTGGTCGATCGGGCCTTCGATACCCGCCGCCTGATGCAGTCGCCGGTGCATATGCAGGAAGCTGCCCCCAGTACCGAAAAGGGGGACCTGCTGGTCGGTCGCAGTCAGGGCATGCTGGACGTCTACAAGAAAATTGGGCGTGTCGCACCGCAAGATGTCGCCGTGCTGATTCTCGGCGAAAGTGGAACGGGTAAAGAACTGATCGCCCGGGCTATTTATCACCACAGCTCGCGCCGCAACGAGTGCTTCATGGCGATCAACTGTGCGGCGTTGTCGGACACCCTGCTGGAAAGCGAGTTGTTCGGCCACGAGAAAGGGGCCTTCACCGGCGCCGATCGTCGCCACATCGGCAAGTTCGAGCAGTGCAATGGCGGAACGATCTTCCTCGACGAAATCGGGGATATGTCTCCTTCCACTCAGAGCAAGGTACTGCGACTGCTGCAAGAACAAAAGTTCGAGCGGGTTGGTGGCACTGAAACGATCGAGACGAATGTTCGCATCATCTCGGCTACCAATCGCGATCTGGAACAGATGATCGAGGATGGCGAGTTCCGCCTGGACCTTTATCACCGCTTGAACACGTTCCAAATCAATTTGCCGCCGCTGCGTGAACGTGGCGAGGACGTGCGTTTGCTGCTGGAGCATTTCCTGTCGCGGTTCAACAAGTCACTCAACAAGCAGATCTCTGGTATTTCGGACGATGCGGTTCGGCTGTTGCTGGACTATGCCTGGCCGGGCAATATCCGCGAGCTGCAAGGCGTGTTGCGAAAAGCCATGTTGATGGCGGTGGGCCCCGTCTTGGTTCCGGAATTCTTCCCCGGCGAGCTGCATGAAGGCGATACACCCGTCAGCCCGGTGGCGGCTCCGATCGGAGAGGCTCCGGTCGTTAGCAATGGCGGAACGGGTGCTGATTTTCAAAGCTTTTTGCTGCAATTGGAATCGGCGAACTCCTCCGACATGTACGCTGAGGCCCTAGAGTGGATGGAACGCCAACTGTTGACGCGCGTTCTGACGGCCACCGAAGGCAATCAGTCCAAGGCAGCCGAGAAGCTGGGGATTACCCGTGGCAGCCTGAGAAATAAGATTCGATCGCTAAATATTTCGATCGACCACGTGATCAATTCGGACGAATAG
- the dps gene encoding DNA starvation/stationary phase protection protein Dps, which produces MTMEFKRHVLPEGKAKPTAEHLQKNLIALIDLSLVLKQAHWNVVGKNFRAVHLQLDEILLTTREATDTVAERIVMIGFSPDGRSSTVAKETPLSEYATGFVGVDETVKAVADALQKTISELRDSIEVLDDLDLVSQDLLIATSSELEKHLWMVQAQEL; this is translated from the coding sequence ATGACCATGGAATTCAAACGACACGTTCTCCCTGAAGGCAAAGCCAAGCCAACCGCCGAGCATCTCCAGAAAAACTTGATTGCGCTAATCGACCTTTCACTGGTCTTAAAGCAAGCGCACTGGAATGTCGTCGGCAAGAACTTCCGAGCCGTCCATCTGCAACTCGACGAGATCCTGCTGACTACGCGAGAAGCGACAGACACCGTCGCCGAACGCATTGTGATGATTGGCTTCTCGCCAGATGGCCGCTCAAGCACGGTTGCCAAAGAGACACCCCTCTCGGAATATGCCACCGGCTTTGTTGGCGTCGACGAGACCGTCAAGGCAGTTGCCGACGCGCTGCAAAAGACGATCTCCGAGCTTCGCGACTCCATTGAAGTCCTCGACGACTTGGACCTGGTGAGCCAGGATCTGCTGATCGCGACTTCCAGCGAACTGGAAAAGCATCTCTGGATGGTTCAGGCTCAAGAGCTCTAA